The Vibrio sp. STUT-A11 region CGAAATTGTTTCTGAACAGCTTGGGATCAGTTTTAAAACGGATACTAATAGAGACCTTAGCCCGACACAGATTGTTTCTGTCGTTGGGCTATTGCACGGTGAACTTCAACAACTTGACTTACCCTGGGGTATAAAACCTGATTGGGCAAATAACCTTATCTTTAATGCTAAAGCCGAAACCGTCGCAGTTAAGGCAACATTTGCTCATGCATTTGAATTTAACAGAGTCATTGTTCCATGTTCGGGCTGGTATGAGTGGAAAGAAGAAAACGACAAAAAGACCAAATATCTATTCAGCCTTGGCGAGAGCAATGTTTTATATATGGCAGGTATTGCTTTGAATGATGGAAAAGATCTTGTCACATTAACAACAGAGCCAAATGAACAATGCAGCGAATTTCATCATCGTATGCCTTTGTTGATAACAAATGATGAAGTCTTGAACTGGATAAGTGGAGAGGGCAAAAGCGTATATAAGCTGCTAGATAATCAATTTAGTGAAACGTTGACGATAAAAGGTTAGCGATACTCTTTAAGACGCTTTCATCCTAAAGAATATCGCTATGATGATGTTAGTTTGTCACATGATACTTGGGAGCCATAGAGACAATGGCGGAATAAGTAGTAACAACAGTAATCTAACGATATCTGCGCACCAATAAGGAGTGACGCCTTTGAATATCGTGCTGGTTTTGATGTCTTTGACGACGCTACTGAGCACAAAAATGTTTAATCCTACCGGAGGGGTAATAAGACTGATCTCAGTGACAACCACGACCACAATACCAAACCAGACCAGATCAAAGCCTAAGCTTGCAACCAATGGGTAGAACACTGGAACTGTCAGCAGAAGCATCGACAGACTTTCGAACACCGTGCCGAGTAGGATGTAAATCCCCATGATAGCCAGAATGACATAGATTGGTTCTGCGCCGAAAGACGACATCCAGGTGACGAGCTCATGTGGCAAACCAGTACGGTTTACAAAGTTGGAATAAATTAGCGCACCGATAATGACCCCAAACAGCATGGTTGAAGTTCTCGCGGTATCAATCAGGATCTCTTTAAGCACTATGAGGGTGAGAGAGCGGCGGTAGAGTGCAATAGCAAAGGCACCACCGGCACCAATACCAGCCGCTTCTGTAGGGGTAAAAGCGCCCAGATATATTCCACCCATCACCAGTGCGAATAATCCAAGAATACCCGAGACAGACTTCAGCGCGGCTTTTTTATCTTCCTTAGACATCTTTTCACCTTTAGGGCCTGCATTTGGGTTGCGCCATACAACGTATTTTGTTGCTAAAAGGTACATGAAGATACCAAGCATGCCCGGGATAAATCCTGCTGCGAATAGGTCACGAATGCTCTGTTCGGTGAGTACGCCATAGATGATCAGAATGACACTTGGCGGGATCAAGATCCCTAGCGTTCCACCAGCCGCAATGGAAGCTGCAGCTAAGCCATCTGAATATCCATACTTTCTCATCGAAGGCATGGCAACCTTAGCCATGGTTGCCGATGTCGCCAAGCTAGAGCCAGAAATGGCAGAGAAGCCACCACACGCTGCTACGGTCGCCATTGCTAATCCCCCTCGATAGTGACCCAAAAACGCATAACAAGCTCGGTACAGTTCTTGAGACATTCCCGCTCGAGTGATTAAGTTCCCCATCAGAATGAACATAGGAATGACCGACAAACCGTAATCCTGCGCTGTGTCGATCAGTCGCTTAGCACTGATAGTTAGTGCGCCATTAAAATTCCAGTCCCCCAAAGCTGCATAACCTATAAATCCCACCACACCCATTGCAAACGCGATCGGCATTCTTAACAGTATTAGTATCATCAGTACTGCGAAACCAATTAAGGCAATAGTCATATCAATCCCTCTGATTTAAATACTCTTTGTTAAAGATTCGCGTAACCACTAAAACAAGCGAAGTGATTGCGGTTAGCCAGCATGAAATAGCCAGAAAATAGACAAAATAATAGGTTGGGATTTCGAGATATTCGGTCATCTCGCCGTACATCAGTGCTCGGTCACCCAGTTCCCAGACTTTGAATCCCATAACTGAGAGACAAAGAGAAACCACGGCATCAAACCCCATATCGCGTATGTTTTTTACCTTTCTGGGAATGATGCTATCGGCCAGGTCAACGCTTATGTGCTCTTTACGCCATGTCACCAACGGCATCGTAGAGAAAATGAGCGCACCTAAAAGTAACTCTGTGAGTTCTACACTTCCGGTTACTGGCTTTTCAAACAGGTAGCGTCCTACTACATCGATACAGGTAAGCAGCATCATTGAGAGTAATATCAGACACGCACACAGCTTCAGAAACTTATCCAAAAGTTGGGCAGTAGACTCCCAACTTTTGGTAAACCAAATTAATGAGTTGTTCATCATTGATTCCTAAAGCTCGATTGGCTCGTAGTCATTAACGATTTTTCTGAACTCGGTTAATGCTGCTGGGGCGTCGACTTTACGTGACTTAACCGATTTCACCCATTTATCGTCTAGACCTTGAGTCAGTTGCTCATAGTATTGAACATCTTCATCAGACAAGTTCTCTACTTTGCTGCCTGACGAGATAATATCAGCTTCACCAATTTCGTCGGCTTTAGACCAGTAACGGCCGGCAAGTGCGGATAACTTTTCGCCAGATACGCTTCTGATTGCCTGACGATCTTCTTCAGAGAGTTTTTCCATAAATTGAGGACTGATGAAAATGCCAAATGAACCGAGATATAAACCAGTTGGTAGCTTGTAGCTGTATGGTGCGACATCTTTAAAGCGAGCGGCTTTCATCATGTCCATTTGCATGAACAGACCATCTGCTACACCTTGCGATAGCATCTCATACGCTTTTGTCGCAGGTGCGCTTACTCCCGAGACTCCCAGAAGGTTACCTACTTCAGTGGAAATACCACCACCTACACGCATTTTTTTGCCTTTCAGATCTTTAAGAGATTCGATAGGCTCACGCATATGGACTTGTCCTGGTCCATGAACAAATACCCCGGCCAGTTCAACTCCGTTGTATTCAAATGAGTTTTTAAAGTATTTCTCGTTAACGCGCCAGTGAGCGACAGAAGCGGCTTCACCACCGGCCTTGTTGCCCGGAAGCTCAGCAATTTGAGTTAAACGAAAACGCCCTGGGAGGTAACCATGAAATGTCCAAGCGGCATCAACCGCGCCATCTTCGACTAATTCAACAAGACTTTTGGGGTGAGCCAAGTCGTATTCCAGTTTAATCGTGACACGTCCATCAGTGGCTTCTTCTATCCATTTCCCCCAAGTTGGCAGTACATCAGCATTCATTGTCTGCATTGGACTGAGCCATGTTGCGATTTTTAGTTCGTGCGTTTGTGCTTGAGCACTGTGACTCACCAATAGAGTGGAAGCGAGCAATCCTGCCAGGCCTTTAGCTACGGTTGATTTAAACATACTGATTCCTTTGTAAGTCCCATTTAAATAAATTAATTTCCCAATCACGTGACACATAATTAGGTCAAATGATAATTTAAACGTATCATTTAAAATTGTGGTTGTGTATCATGGTTGTTAATGAATTGTGATTTTGTGAGTCAGAACTTGTTTTAAAGATGAACAACACAGCCATTTTCATAAGTGATGTGCTAACGCCGAATTCAGCATGTCATTTGGTGGAAAACTCTAGTGAGGCAATTGCTACAGCATTAAGGATTAACGAGGTATAGAAATGGAACAATTAACCAGTTACGTAGCCGGAGAATGGTATTTTGGAAGTGGGAAGCCACGTGTGGTTTCAAGTGCAATTACCAGTGAAGCGTTGTATCAGGTCAATGCGGATGGCATGGATTCTTCTAAGGTCCTGGAATACGGAAGAGAGCGAGGCACTAAAGCGCTTTCCAAAATGACGTTCTTAGAACGTGCCAATATGATCAAAGATTTGGCTAAGTACCTGCTTTCCAGAAAGGAAGAATTTTACGCGCTTTCACAACACACTGGCGCAACGAGAATGGATTCTTGGATTGATATTGAAGGGGGTGTCAGTACCTTGTTCAATTACTCTAGTCTTGCCAACCGTGAGCTACCGAACGACACCATTTGGCCGGAAGATGAATTACTGCCTCTTTCTAAGGAAGGCGGCTTCGCGGCTCGGCACTTTCTGACTAGTAAAACGGGCGTAGCTCTTCACATTAATGCGTACAACTTTCCTTGCTGGGGTATGTTAGAGAAGCTTGCGCCGACATGGTTAGGCGGTGTGGCGGCGATAGTTAAGCCGGCAACAGAAACCGCATATCTGACGCAAGCAATGGTTAAAGCGATGCAAGACAGCGGTATTGTGCCTGAAGGGGCTATTCAGGTTATCTGTGGCTCTGTCGGCGACATGTTCGAGCACCTCGAGTATCAAGATGTCGTAACATTCACTGGTTCAGCGCAAACAGGTCAAATGCTGCGCTCTCACCCTTCGATCACGCAGAAATCTATTCCATTCACGATGGAAGCTGACTCGTTGAACTGTGCCATTTTAGGTGCTGATGTTACGCCTGATATGCCGGAGTTCGCGCTGTTTGTACGTGAAGTGGCTCGCGAGATGACAGTGAAAGCAGGACAAAAATGTACCGCGATTCGCCGTGCCATAGTACCCGAACATTTGATTGATGAAGTTGCAACTGCACTAACGTCAAAACTCGAGAAAGTTGTCGTCGGTGACCCTGCAATTGAAGGCGTTAAGATGGGCGCGTTGGTGAGTAAAAGCCAACTAGACGACGTCAAAGAAAAAGTCACAACGTTATCCAATTATTGCGATGTACTGACGGGTGGAAATACGTCAGACATGAGTGTTCAGGGCCCAAGTGAGGGCGCTTTCTATCCGCCAACTCTGCTTCGCTGCAACAACCCTCATGAGGTAGAGGAAGTCCATTCTGTCGAGGCATTTGGTCCGGTATGTACACTTATGCCATACAGCGACCTTAGCGATGCAGCAGTGTTAGCCAAAAAAGGTCAGGGCAGCTTAGTAGGCAGTATCGTTACCGCTTCGGTCAGTGTCGCTGCTCAGCTTGCACTTGAAATTGGTTCGTCGCACGGCCGTTTACACGTATTGAATGAAGAATCATCCAAGGAGTCTACTGGTCATGGCTCTCCGCTGCCAATGCTTGTTCATGGTGGTCCGGGACGTGCTGGTGGCGGTGAAGAAATGGGTGGGTTGCGTGGAGTAAAACATTACATGCAGCGCACCGCGATTCAAGGCTCACCAACCATGCTGGCTAAAATAGGTCGAGAGTGGGTTCGCGGGGCTGAAACGGTCTCTGAACCTATACATCCGTTCAAAAAGTACTTCGAAGATCTGCAAATCGGCGAAACCCTTACGACAGCAAGAAGAACGATAACAGAAGCGGATATTGTTAACTTTGGTTGTTTGAGTGGTGATCACTTCTATGCACATATGGATAAGATTGCGGCAAAAGACTCCATGTTTGGTGAAAGGGTTGCGCACGGGTACTTCGTCATTTCAGCCGCTGCAGGTCTGTTTGTGGAAGCCGCACCAGGGCCTGTCCTCGCCAACTATGGAATGGAAGGACTGAGGTTTATCGAGCCGGTTAAAATCGGCGATACCATTCAGGTTCATTTGACGTGTAAGAAGAAAATTAAGAAGCGCCAGCGTTCTGCTGAAGAACAGGCACAGGGTGTTGTGGCCTGGGATGTCGAAGTGTGCAATCAGGAAGGAAAGCCCGTTGCACTTTATACGATCCTTACCTTAGTCGCGAGACAGCAAGGTGACTTTTAACTGGTCAGATATTCACTAAAAATTTCTGCAAATATTACACAACAGGGCCATCTGGCCCTGTTTTTTTATCACAATTTTAACAATTAAAGACGTCATATTTTACTTTTTTGTAATTATTGTGTTGCGAATGGATTTTTACGTGATACATTAAAATTACAAAAAATATTTAATATGTATCAAATGGGGAAGGGAATGTCTTCTGAGCAAACGTCATTCGAGCGAAAAATCGAACAAGAGATTGCAGTCGAGCCTAAAGATTGGATGCCTGATGGATACCGTAAAACACTGGTACGTCAGATAGGTCAGCATGCTCATTCAGAGGTGGTAGGAATGTTGCCAGAAGCCAACTGGTTAACACGTGCGCCATCTCTGCGTCGCAAGGCGGTATTGCTTGCAAAAATTCAAGACGAAGCAGGTCATGGCCTGTATCTGTATAGCGCGGCAGAAACCTTAGGTGGCGAGCGTCACGACCTGTACGAAAAAATGCTGACCGGTGAGATGAAGTACTCATCCATCTTCAACTACCCAACTTTAAGCTGGGCTGATGTTGGTGTGGTTGGCTGGCTTGTTGATGGCGCGGCAATCGTTAACCAGGTGGCATTGTGCCGTACCTCTTACGGACCTTATGCACGCGCCATGGTGAGAATCTGTAAAGAAGAGAGTTTCCACCAACGTCAGGGATACGAGGCATGTCGAGTACTTGCTGACGGCAGCGATGAGCAAAAAGCAAT contains the following coding sequences:
- a CDS encoding SOS response-associated peptidase, yielding MCGRLNVINEPLCEIVSEQLGISFKTDTNRDLSPTQIVSVVGLLHGELQQLDLPWGIKPDWANNLIFNAKAETVAVKATFAHAFEFNRVIVPCSGWYEWKEENDKKTKYLFSLGESNVLYMAGIALNDGKDLVTLTTEPNEQCSEFHHRMPLLITNDEVLNWISGEGKSVYKLLDNQFSETLTIKG
- a CDS encoding TRAP transporter large permease yields the protein MTIALIGFAVLMILILLRMPIAFAMGVVGFIGYAALGDWNFNGALTISAKRLIDTAQDYGLSVIPMFILMGNLITRAGMSQELYRACYAFLGHYRGGLAMATVAACGGFSAISGSSLATSATMAKVAMPSMRKYGYSDGLAAASIAAGGTLGILIPPSVILIIYGVLTEQSIRDLFAAGFIPGMLGIFMYLLATKYVVWRNPNAGPKGEKMSKEDKKAALKSVSGILGLFALVMGGIYLGAFTPTEAAGIGAGGAFAIALYRRSLTLIVLKEILIDTARTSTMLFGVIIGALIYSNFVNRTGLPHELVTWMSSFGAEPIYVILAIMGIYILLGTVFESLSMLLLTVPVFYPLVASLGFDLVWFGIVVVVVTEISLITPPVGLNIFVLSSVVKDIKTSTIFKGVTPYWCADIVRLLLLLLIPPLSLWLPSIM
- a CDS encoding TRAP transporter small permease; this encodes MMNNSLIWFTKSWESTAQLLDKFLKLCACLILLSMMLLTCIDVVGRYLFEKPVTGSVELTELLLGALIFSTMPLVTWRKEHISVDLADSIIPRKVKNIRDMGFDAVVSLCLSVMGFKVWELGDRALMYGEMTEYLEIPTYYFVYFLAISCWLTAITSLVLVVTRIFNKEYLNQRD
- a CDS encoding TRAP transporter substrate-binding protein is translated as MFKSTVAKGLAGLLASTLLVSHSAQAQTHELKIATWLSPMQTMNADVLPTWGKWIEEATDGRVTIKLEYDLAHPKSLVELVEDGAVDAAWTFHGYLPGRFRLTQIAELPGNKAGGEAASVAHWRVNEKYFKNSFEYNGVELAGVFVHGPGQVHMREPIESLKDLKGKKMRVGGGISTEVGNLLGVSGVSAPATKAYEMLSQGVADGLFMQMDMMKAARFKDVAPYSYKLPTGLYLGSFGIFISPQFMEKLSEEDRQAIRSVSGEKLSALAGRYWSKADEIGEADIISSGSKVENLSDEDVQYYEQLTQGLDDKWVKSVKSRKVDAPAALTEFRKIVNDYEPIEL
- the paaZ gene encoding phenylacetic acid degradation bifunctional protein PaaZ, encoding MEQLTSYVAGEWYFGSGKPRVVSSAITSEALYQVNADGMDSSKVLEYGRERGTKALSKMTFLERANMIKDLAKYLLSRKEEFYALSQHTGATRMDSWIDIEGGVSTLFNYSSLANRELPNDTIWPEDELLPLSKEGGFAARHFLTSKTGVALHINAYNFPCWGMLEKLAPTWLGGVAAIVKPATETAYLTQAMVKAMQDSGIVPEGAIQVICGSVGDMFEHLEYQDVVTFTGSAQTGQMLRSHPSITQKSIPFTMEADSLNCAILGADVTPDMPEFALFVREVAREMTVKAGQKCTAIRRAIVPEHLIDEVATALTSKLEKVVVGDPAIEGVKMGALVSKSQLDDVKEKVTTLSNYCDVLTGGNTSDMSVQGPSEGAFYPPTLLRCNNPHEVEEVHSVEAFGPVCTLMPYSDLSDAAVLAKKGQGSLVGSIVTASVSVAAQLALEIGSSHGRLHVLNEESSKESTGHGSPLPMLVHGGPGRAGGGEEMGGLRGVKHYMQRTAIQGSPTMLAKIGREWVRGAETVSEPIHPFKKYFEDLQIGETLTTARRTITEADIVNFGCLSGDHFYAHMDKIAAKDSMFGERVAHGYFVISAAAGLFVEAAPGPVLANYGMEGLRFIEPVKIGDTIQVHLTCKKKIKKRQRSAEEQAQGVVAWDVEVCNQEGKPVALYTILTLVARQQGDF
- the paaA gene encoding 1,2-phenylacetyl-CoA epoxidase subunit PaaA; protein product: MSSEQTSFERKIEQEIAVEPKDWMPDGYRKTLVRQIGQHAHSEVVGMLPEANWLTRAPSLRRKAVLLAKIQDEAGHGLYLYSAAETLGGERHDLYEKMLTGEMKYSSIFNYPTLSWADVGVVGWLVDGAAIVNQVALCRTSYGPYARAMVRICKEESFHQRQGYEACRVLADGSDEQKAMLQDSINRWWWPALMMFGPNDSESPNSAKSMSWKIKRVSNDDLRQKFVDNTVHQVHSLGMTIPDPDLKWNEETGHYEFGEINWEEFNQVIHGHGICNHERLKDKRDAWGAGAWVREAAVAYAKKQIESAA